The following are from one region of the Chloroflexota bacterium genome:
- a CDS encoding TfoX/Sxy family protein: MRKANFNPEIKRSVDSILLKNPIVVSGKMFGYPAYYINKRLFACIYEEGVGVKVPEGVANELIGKKGIVHFQPMGREKMKEWIQINRENPETYLKDTEIFETSISFVSSLGKK, from the coding sequence ATGAGAAAAGCAAATTTTAATCCTGAAATTAAAAGGTCTGTTGACTCGATTTTGCTAAAGAATCCGATTGTGGTCTCTGGCAAAATGTTTGGCTATCCTGCCTATTACATCAATAAAAGACTATTTGCCTGTATTTATGAGGAGGGGGTAGGTGTAAAAGTTCCAGAAGGCGTAGCTAATGAGCTTATCGGTAAAAAGGGGATAGTTCATTTTCAACCAATGGGGAGAGAAAAAATGAAAGAGTGGATTCAAATAAACCGAGAGAATCCGGAAACTTACCTGAAAGATACAGAAATATTTGAGACCTCGATAAGTTTTGTATCATCATTAGGAAAGAAATAG